From one Flavobacterium sp. N502536 genomic stretch:
- a CDS encoding CAL67264 family membrane protein, whose product MGMNKNTILGWATFIMVLMGLLLIGLGAFRYRDVSGWGFVAVGVGFFSIAWVFNALKGRV is encoded by the coding sequence ATGGGAATGAATAAAAATACCATTTTAGGATGGGCTACTTTTATAATGGTACTTATGGGATTGTTACTTATAGGTCTTGGCGCTTTTAGATACAGAGACGTTTCCGGTTGGGGATTTGTTGCAGTTGGAGTTGGTTTTTTCTCTATCGCCTGGGTTTTTAACGCTTTGAAAGGAAGAGTTTAA